In Sphingobium sp. B2D3C, a genomic segment contains:
- a CDS encoding DUF2171 domain-containing protein has product MFEKWRIKEHMEVADASGRHVGTVDKVDGDLLVLTRTDSADSRHHQINLDYVDSIHDDRVTLKPDTPMPEGLTIGGGYADGTRPGVQSGGVKTDSYAGSAATTSTTGTNENSQIFGTSGLGTGMGGSGTPST; this is encoded by the coding sequence ATGTTCGAGAAGTGGCGCATCAAGGAGCATATGGAAGTCGCGGACGCGAGCGGCCGCCATGTCGGCACCGTCGACAAGGTGGACGGCGATCTGCTGGTCCTCACCCGCACGGATTCGGCGGACAGCCGCCATCACCAGATCAACCTCGATTATGTCGACAGCATCCATGACGATCGCGTCACGCTCAAGCCCGATACGCCGATGCCCGAGGGCCTGACGATTGGCGGCGGCTATGCCGATGGCACGCGCCCCGGCGTCCAGTCCGGCGGCGTGAAGACGGACAGCTATGCCGGCAGCGCGGCGACCACCAGCACGACCGGCACCAACGAGAATTCGCAGATCTTCGGCACCAGCGGCCTTGGCACCGGCATGGGCGGCTCCGGCACGCCCTCGACCTGA
- a CDS encoding Crp/Fnr family transcriptional regulator, whose translation MHDIVSPGIDHNNLVAALNPADLALMAKVARVVRLPTGTTLYDPGDTVVAAYFPLGDGVATFHVLMDDGSSVEIAMVGREGAVGGIVSSGRLAAYSRSCVMHGGYFARFDSATLETLKASSPAIRDLLSRYADCLLAQIFQSVACNAVHSLEMRAAKWLTAAVDRTGNNQVMMTQEEFGSLLGIARSYASRLIKSFKTDGLVQTRRGSLVVLDADRLRQRACSCNDMVRTHFDHVLAGVYPDPAELEHLVHNVSP comes from the coding sequence ATGCACGACATTGTCTCGCCCGGCATCGATCATAACAATCTGGTGGCAGCGCTGAACCCTGCCGATCTGGCGCTGATGGCCAAAGTGGCGCGCGTCGTGCGCCTCCCCACGGGCACGACCCTTTACGACCCCGGCGATACCGTGGTGGCCGCTTATTTCCCCCTTGGCGATGGGGTCGCGACTTTCCACGTGCTGATGGACGACGGTTCGTCGGTCGAGATCGCGATGGTCGGCCGTGAGGGCGCTGTGGGCGGCATCGTCAGCAGTGGGCGGCTGGCGGCTTACTCCCGGTCATGCGTGATGCATGGCGGCTATTTCGCCCGGTTCGATTCTGCGACGCTGGAGACGCTGAAAGCGAGTTCTCCCGCCATTCGCGATCTGCTCAGCCGCTATGCGGACTGTCTGCTCGCCCAGATTTTCCAGTCGGTCGCGTGTAACGCGGTCCACAGCCTGGAGATGCGGGCGGCCAAATGGCTGACGGCCGCTGTCGATCGCACTGGCAACAATCAAGTGATGATGACGCAGGAGGAATTCGGGTCCCTTCTCGGCATTGCGCGCAGCTATGCCAGCCGCCTGATCAAGAGTTTCAAGACCGACGGGCTCGTCCAGACCCGGCGCGGCTCGCTCGTCGTGCTGGATGCGGATCGGCTGCGTCAGCGCGCCTGTTCATGCAACGACATGGTGCGCACCCATTTCGATCACGTGCTGGCGGGCGTCTATCCAGACCCCGCCGAGCTTGAGCATCTGGTCCACAACGTCAGCCCCTAA
- a CDS encoding alpha/beta fold hydrolase, whose product MNSRRDFIKQTAAVGAASLAPNIAPAAAQAQSPAPPLWQKLYPGFRNLRIKTSGAEINVVTGGSGPPLLMLHGAPESLVTWHLVAPALARDYTVVLADLRGYGDSSKPEGGADHSAYSKRAMAQDGVEVMAQLGHERFLLVGHDRGARVGRRMALDHPEKVRKLAVLDILPEHYLYSHVTLGFVRGYYHWFSFLRPAPIPEEETLARYQARAGEASSEIEREYDRHRLDPAMLHAMCEDYRASASVDLDLDHADLAAGKKITCPLLAIWAGKGLYPRLFDDILGVWQAEATDVRGHALPNATHNLQESDPQGTLTALQAFLRD is encoded by the coding sequence ATGAACAGCCGACGCGACTTCATCAAGCAAACCGCCGCCGTCGGCGCCGCAAGCCTCGCCCCCAATATCGCGCCCGCCGCCGCGCAGGCGCAGTCCCCTGCCCCGCCGCTCTGGCAGAAGCTCTACCCCGGCTTTCGCAACCTGCGGATCAAGACCAGTGGCGCGGAGATCAATGTTGTCACGGGCGGATCGGGGCCGCCGTTGCTCATGCTCCATGGCGCGCCGGAATCGCTTGTCACCTGGCATCTGGTCGCCCCGGCACTGGCGCGGGATTATACCGTCGTGCTGGCCGATCTGCGCGGTTATGGGGATAGCAGCAAGCCGGAGGGCGGCGCGGATCATTCGGCTTATTCCAAGCGGGCGATGGCGCAGGATGGCGTGGAGGTGATGGCGCAGCTGGGCCATGAGCGCTTTCTGCTCGTCGGGCATGATCGCGGCGCGCGGGTCGGGCGGCGGATGGCGCTGGATCATCCCGAGAAGGTCCGCAAGCTCGCCGTGCTGGACATCTTGCCGGAGCATTATCTCTACAGCCATGTCACGCTCGGCTTCGTGCGCGGCTATTATCACTGGTTCAGCTTCCTGCGCCCCGCGCCCATTCCGGAGGAGGAGACGCTGGCGCGCTACCAGGCGCGAGCGGGCGAGGCGTCCAGCGAGATCGAACGGGAATATGATCGCCACCGGCTCGACCCGGCCATGCTCCATGCGATGTGCGAGGATTATCGTGCCTCGGCCTCGGTCGATCTGGATCTGGACCATGCCGATCTGGCCGCAGGCAAGAAGATCACCTGCCCGCTGCTCGCCATCTGGGCCGGCAAGGGGCTCTATCCGCGCCTGTTCGATGACATATTGGGCGTGTGGCAGGCCGAGGCGACGGACGTGCGAGGCCATGCGCTGCCCAATGCCACGCACAATCTGCAGGAAAGTGACCCGCAGGGGACGCTCACGGCGCTGCAGGCCTTCCTGCGCGACTGA
- a CDS encoding ribonucleotide-diphosphate reductase subunit beta, with protein MSLLQASKVYKPFEYPWAYDYWKRQQQVHWMPEEVPLGEDCRDWAQKLSDHERNLLTQIFRFFTQADVEVQDCYHDKYGRVFKPTEIKMMLTAFSNMETIHIAAYSHLLDTIGMPESEYSMFLEYDEMRAKHDYMQQFGVDSDEDIARTLAMFGGFTEGMQLFASFAMLMNFPRFNKMKGMGQIVTWSVRDESLHCEGIVRLFHEFVKERDCLTKAVKEDIIDCCQKTVRLEDAFIDLAFEQGPVPGMTAKEIKRYIRYIADWRLGQLGFQPIYMIEEHPLPWLTPLLNGVEHANFFETRATEYSKGATRGNWNEVWDSFDRRKKMRANDGEAESDSGEDMFSRAGVAAE; from the coding sequence ATGTCGCTTCTCCAAGCCTCCAAGGTCTACAAGCCCTTCGAATATCCCTGGGCCTATGACTATTGGAAGCGCCAGCAGCAGGTCCACTGGATGCCCGAGGAAGTGCCTCTGGGCGAGGATTGCCGCGACTGGGCGCAGAAGCTCTCCGACCATGAGCGCAACCTGCTGACGCAGATCTTCCGCTTCTTCACCCAGGCGGACGTGGAAGTGCAGGATTGCTACCACGACAAATATGGCCGCGTGTTCAAGCCGACCGAGATCAAGATGATGCTGACCGCGTTCAGCAACATGGAGACGATCCACATCGCGGCCTACTCGCACCTGCTCGACACCATCGGCATGCCCGAGAGCGAATATTCGATGTTCCTCGAATATGACGAGATGCGCGCCAAGCATGATTACATGCAGCAGTTCGGCGTGGACAGCGATGAGGACATTGCCCGCACCCTCGCCATGTTCGGCGGCTTTACCGAGGGCATGCAGCTCTTCGCCAGCTTCGCGATGCTGATGAACTTCCCGCGCTTCAACAAGATGAAGGGCATGGGCCAGATCGTCACCTGGTCGGTGCGCGACGAGAGCCTGCACTGCGAGGGCATCGTGCGCCTGTTCCACGAGTTCGTGAAGGAGCGCGACTGCCTGACCAAGGCGGTGAAGGAAGACATTATCGACTGCTGCCAGAAGACCGTGCGGCTGGAGGATGCCTTCATCGACCTCGCCTTCGAGCAAGGCCCGGTGCCCGGCATGACCGCCAAGGAGATCAAGCGCTACATCCGCTACATCGCCGACTGGCGGCTGGGCCAGCTCGGCTTCCAGCCGATCTACATGATCGAGGAGCACCCGCTCCCCTGGCTCACCCCGCTGCTCAACGGCGTGGAGCACGCCAACTTCTTCGAAACGCGCGCCACCGAATATTCCAAGGGCGCCACGCGCGGCAACTGGAACGAAGTGTGGGACAGCTTCGACCGCCGCAAGAAAATGCGCGCCAATGACGGCGAGGCCGAAAGCGACAGCGGCGAGGACATGTTCTCGCGGGCAGGCGTGGCGGCGGAGTAA
- a CDS encoding glycine zipper 2TM domain-containing protein, protein MYKALKNSIAALALGAVTMGGLAATPAFADPGRGHDRHWQRDRDDRRDYRHDNRRWDRDDRRGRDRVVVIDRRPVVRPAPRVVYAYDYNRPDPRYRGYYADRYYRGGYAPVRVYRDTRVYRGYDDRYYCRRSDGTTGLIVGAALGGLLGDQLDRGRSSILGAVLGAGAGAMIGRSIDRGDVVCR, encoded by the coding sequence ATGTACAAGGCTCTGAAGAACAGCATCGCGGCGCTGGCGCTTGGTGCGGTGACCATGGGCGGTCTGGCCGCCACCCCCGCTTTTGCCGACCCGGGTCGCGGGCATGACCGGCATTGGCAGCGCGATCGCGACGACCGGCGCGATTACCGTCATGACAATCGCCGTTGGGACCGGGACGACCGCCGGGGCCGTGACCGGGTTGTGGTGATCGATCGCCGCCCTGTCGTGCGCCCTGCCCCGCGTGTCGTCTATGCCTATGACTATAACCGGCCGGACCCGCGCTATCGCGGCTATTATGCGGACCGATACTATCGCGGCGGCTATGCGCCGGTGCGCGTCTACCGCGATACCCGCGTGTATCGGGGCTATGACGATCGCTATTATTGCCGCCGGTCGGACGGCACCACCGGCCTGATCGTCGGTGCGGCGCTGGGCGGCTTGCTTGGCGATCAGCTCGATCGCGGCCGTTCCTCGATCCTGGGGGCCGTGCTGGGCGCGGGTGCCGGGGCGATGATCGGACGGTCGATCGATCGGGGCGATGTCGTCTGCCGCTAA
- the uvrA gene encoding excinuclease ABC subunit UvrA, translating to MSLTHISVRGAREHNLKGIDVDLPRDALVVITGLSGSGKSSLAFDTIYAEGQRRYVESLSAYARQFLEMMQKPDVEHIDGLSPAISIEQKTTSRNPRSTVATVTEIYDYMRLLWARVGVPYSPATGLPISAQTVSQMVDRVLALPEGTRVYLLAPVVRGRKGEYRKELAEWQRAGFTRVRIDGEFYPIEEAPALDKKYKHDIEVVVDRVVVREDMAQRLAESFETALKLAEGLAYVDLAEGTVASLLNPSLSREGQGVGAGDGGSMPSSEVTGATQQPHPNPSPEGEGLKKGMKNAGIPANRIIFSEKFACPVSGFTIQEIEPRLFSFNAPQGACPACDGLGEKLEFDEQLVVPNEALTLKKGAIVPWAKSNPPSPYYMQVLASLAKAFGFSLETPWSELPGEVRLIILHGTGGKPVTLTFQDGRKSYSVSKPFEGVIGNLNRRMLQTDSAWMREELGKFQTAQPCETCGGARLKPEALAVKVAMQDIATPTRMSVVDALAWFTALPQQLTDQQNQIAKAILKEIIERLGFLNNVGLDYLNLDRTSGTLSGGESQRIRLASQIGSGLSGVLYVLDEPSIGLHQRDNDMLLVTLKRLRDLGNTVIVVEHDEDAIRAADHIVDMGPGAGVHGGEIVAQGTLADVLATQGSLTADYLNGTREIPVAAKRRKGSGKKLTVKNARANNLKGVSASIPLGTFTCITGVSGSGKSSFTIDTLYAASARALNGARVIAGAHDKIEGLEHLDKVIDIDQSPIGRTPRSNPATYTGAFTNIRDWFAGLPESQARGYKPGRFSFNVKGGRCEACQGDGVIKIEMHFLPDVYVTCEECHGKRYNRETLEVKFKGHSIADVLDMTVEDAVEFFKAVPPIRDRMAMLAEVGLGYVKVGQQATTLSGGEAQRVKLAKELSRRATGNTLYILDEPTTGLHFEDVRKLLEVLHALVEQGNSVVVIEHNLDVIKTADWIIDLGPEGGVKGGEIVATGTPEQVVKEKRSYTGRYLAPLLGKNAVSEAAE from the coding sequence ATGAGCCTTACCCATATTTCGGTGCGCGGCGCGCGCGAGCACAATCTCAAGGGCATTGACGTGGATCTGCCGCGCGATGCGCTGGTCGTCATCACGGGCCTCTCGGGCAGCGGCAAGTCGAGCCTCGCCTTCGACACCATCTATGCCGAGGGGCAGCGGCGCTATGTGGAGTCCCTCTCCGCTTATGCGCGCCAGTTCCTGGAGATGATGCAGAAGCCGGATGTCGAGCATATCGACGGCCTCTCGCCGGCCATCTCGATCGAGCAGAAGACCACGAGCCGCAACCCGCGCTCCACGGTCGCGACCGTGACCGAGATCTACGACTATATGCGGCTCCTTTGGGCGCGCGTGGGCGTGCCTTACTCCCCCGCCACCGGCCTACCGATCAGCGCGCAGACGGTCAGCCAGATGGTCGACCGCGTACTGGCGCTGCCGGAGGGGACGCGGGTCTATCTGCTCGCCCCGGTCGTGCGGGGCCGCAAGGGCGAGTATCGCAAGGAACTGGCCGAATGGCAGCGGGCCGGCTTCACCCGCGTGCGCATCGATGGCGAATTCTACCCCATCGAGGAAGCCCCCGCGCTCGACAAGAAGTACAAGCACGACATCGAGGTGGTGGTGGACCGCGTGGTGGTCCGCGAGGATATGGCGCAGCGGCTCGCTGAGAGCTTCGAGACGGCGCTCAAGCTGGCCGAGGGGCTGGCTTATGTGGATTTGGCTGAGGGGACGGTGGCGTCTCTCCTTAACCCCTCCCTTTCAAGGGAGGGGCAAGGGGTGGGTGCTGGAGATGGCGGCTCAATGCCGTCATCGGAAGTCACGGGCGCGACGCAGCAGCCCCACCCCAACCCCTCCCCTGAAGGGGAGGGGCTGAAAAAAGGTATGAAAAACGCCGGCATCCCGGCCAACCGCATCATCTTCAGCGAAAAATTCGCATGCCCGGTCAGCGGCTTCACCATTCAGGAGATCGAGCCGCGCCTGTTCTCGTTCAACGCGCCGCAGGGCGCCTGCCCGGCCTGCGATGGCCTGGGCGAGAAGCTGGAGTTCGACGAGCAGCTCGTCGTCCCCAATGAGGCGCTGACCCTCAAAAAGGGCGCGATCGTGCCCTGGGCCAAGTCCAATCCGCCGAGCCCTTATTACATGCAGGTGCTCGCCTCCCTCGCAAAGGCCTTCGGCTTCAGCCTGGAGACGCCGTGGAGCGAGCTGCCGGGCGAGGTGCGCCTCATCATCCTGCACGGCACGGGCGGCAAGCCGGTCACCCTCACCTTCCAGGATGGGCGCAAGAGCTACAGCGTCTCCAAGCCGTTCGAGGGCGTGATCGGCAATCTCAACCGCCGGATGCTGCAGACGGACAGCGCCTGGATGCGCGAGGAGCTGGGCAAGTTCCAGACCGCGCAGCCCTGCGAGACCTGCGGCGGCGCGCGCCTCAAGCCCGAGGCGCTGGCCGTGAAGGTCGCGATGCAGGACATCGCCACCCCCACTCGCATGAGCGTGGTCGATGCGCTGGCCTGGTTCACTGCCCTGCCCCAGCAGCTGACGGACCAGCAGAACCAGATCGCCAAGGCCATCCTCAAAGAGATCATCGAGCGCCTCGGCTTCCTCAACAATGTCGGCCTCGATTATCTCAATCTGGACCGCACCAGCGGCACCCTGTCGGGCGGCGAGAGCCAGCGCATCCGCCTCGCCAGCCAGATCGGCTCGGGCCTCTCCGGCGTGCTCTATGTGCTGGATGAGCCGAGCATCGGCCTCCACCAGCGCGACAACGATATGCTGCTCGTGACGCTCAAGCGCCTGCGCGATCTCGGCAACACCGTCATCGTCGTGGAGCATGATGAGGACGCGATCCGCGCCGCCGACCATATCGTGGACATGGGGCCGGGCGCCGGCGTGCATGGCGGCGAGATCGTCGCGCAGGGCACCCTGGCCGATGTGCTGGCGACGCAGGGCTCGCTCACCGCCGATTATCTCAACGGCACGCGCGAAATCCCCGTCGCCGCCAAGCGCCGCAAGGGCAGCGGCAAGAAGCTGACCGTCAAGAATGCCCGCGCGAACAATCTCAAGGGCGTCAGCGCGTCCATCCCGCTCGGCACCTTCACCTGCATCACCGGCGTCTCCGGCTCGGGCAAGTCGAGCTTCACCATCGATACGCTCTATGCCGCCAGCGCCCGCGCGCTGAATGGCGCCCGCGTCATCGCCGGCGCGCATGACAAGATCGAGGGGCTGGAGCATCTCGACAAGGTGATCGACATCGATCAGTCGCCCATCGGCCGCACCCCGCGCTCAAACCCGGCGACCTATACCGGCGCCTTCACTAACATCCGCGACTGGTTCGCCGGCCTGCCGGAAAGCCAGGCGCGCGGCTACAAGCCCGGCCGCTTCTCCTTCAACGTGAAGGGCGGCCGCTGCGAGGCCTGCCAGGGCGATGGCGTCATCAAGATCGAGATGCACTTCCTGCCGGACGTCTACGTCACCTGCGAGGAATGCCACGGCAAGCGCTACAATCGCGAGACGCTGGAGGTGAAGTTCAAGGGCCACAGCATCGCCGACGTGCTGGACATGACGGTGGAAGACGCCGTCGAGTTCTTCAAGGCCGTGCCGCCGATCCGCGACCGCATGGCCATGCTCGCGGAAGTGGGCCTGGGCTATGTGAAGGTCGGCCAGCAGGCGACGACGCTTTCAGGCGGCGAGGCCCAGCGCGTGAAGCTTGCCAAGGAGCTGAGCCGCCGCGCCACCGGCAACACGCTCTACATTCTCGATGAGCCCACCACCGGGCTGCATTTCGAGGATGTGCGCAAACTGCTCGAAGTGCTCCACGCGCTGGTCGAGCAGGGCAACAGCGTCGTGGTGATCGAGCATAATCTCGATGTCATCAAGACCGCCGACTGGATCATCGACCTGGGGCCGGAAGGCGGCGTGAAGGGCGGCGAAATCGTCGCGACCGGCACGCCCGAGCAGGTGGTGAAGGAGAAGCGGAGCTATACGGGGCGGTATCTGGCGCCGTTGCTGGGGAAGAATGCGGTGAGCGAGGCGGCGGAGTAA
- a CDS encoding entericidin A/B family lipoprotein, translated as MKTRRSALLFAVVSASLLLSACATVKGLGRDIESVGQAGQDAIN; from the coding sequence ATGAAAACAAGAAGGTCGGCGCTGCTTTTCGCGGTCGTGAGCGCATCCCTGCTCCTGTCTGCTTGCGCGACGGTGAAGGGCCTTGGCCGGGACATCGAGTCCGTGGGGCAGGCAGGTCAGGACGCGATCAACTGA
- a CDS encoding SDR family NAD(P)-dependent oxidoreductase: MEIAGTTAFITGGASGIGFGIAQQLLANGARLVLADIRQDHLDEAKAFFEERQQGRNVHTMRLDVSDRDQMREAAKECEAVMGGPEILINNAGIDPSGPFDQATYADWDYGIGVNLMGPINGIMEFTPGMRRRGKGGHIVNTASLAGLTPMPSFMAIYAVAKAGVITLSESIRDSMAQDNIGVTVLMPGPIKSRIHESGQNRPERFRSGSGLAQTEDQLAKRVVSDTWMEPTEVGDMIVDAIRNNTLYVATHGNWKDNVEERFKALMAAMPEAKPFDFGATLAVPDED, translated from the coding sequence ATGGAGATTGCGGGCACGACGGCGTTCATCACGGGCGGAGCGAGCGGGATCGGCTTCGGCATTGCCCAGCAGCTGCTCGCCAATGGCGCCAGGCTGGTGCTGGCCGATATCCGCCAGGACCATCTCGATGAAGCCAAGGCATTTTTCGAGGAACGCCAGCAGGGCCGCAATGTCCACACCATGCGGCTCGACGTGTCCGACCGCGACCAGATGCGCGAGGCCGCCAAGGAATGCGAGGCCGTGATGGGCGGACCGGAAATCCTGATCAACAATGCCGGCATCGATCCGTCCGGCCCGTTCGATCAGGCCACCTATGCCGATTGGGACTATGGCATCGGCGTCAATCTCATGGGGCCGATCAACGGCATCATGGAATTTACGCCCGGCATGCGCCGGCGGGGCAAGGGTGGCCACATCGTCAACACCGCGTCGCTGGCCGGGCTGACGCCGATGCCGAGCTTCATGGCCATTTATGCGGTGGCGAAGGCGGGGGTCATCACCCTGTCTGAATCGATCCGCGACAGCATGGCGCAGGACAATATCGGCGTGACCGTGCTGATGCCCGGCCCGATCAAGAGCCGCATCCATGAATCCGGCCAGAACCGGCCGGAGCGTTTCCGCTCGGGCAGCGGCCTCGCGCAGACGGAGGATCAGCTCGCCAAGCGCGTCGTGTCCGACACCTGGATGGAACCGACGGAAGTGGGCGACATGATCGTCGACGCGATCCGCAACAATACGCTGTACGTGGCGACGCACGGTAATTGGAAAGACAATGTGGAAGAGCGCTTCAAGGCCCTGATGGCCGCGATGCCGGAGGCCAAGCCGTTCGATTTCGGCGCGACCCTGGCCGTACCGGACGAAGACTGA
- a CDS encoding PepSY domain-containing protein has protein sequence MRKWHRWTTVFIGLFMLFIALTGLGSHFAAMVARGSVFETEERGAPPAAQTPAAVQKAGPSAGAPAAQQAAPNPARKLVGLFHHLHSGEFFGPVGVIISLLSGFALVFFAISGMWMYVQMFRNRLSRGRRDIFWK, from the coding sequence ATGCGTAAATGGCATCGCTGGACCACCGTCTTCATCGGCCTGTTCATGTTGTTCATCGCCCTGACCGGCCTCGGCAGCCATTTCGCCGCGATGGTCGCGCGGGGGAGCGTGTTCGAGACCGAGGAGCGCGGTGCCCCGCCGGCCGCGCAGACGCCGGCCGCGGTACAGAAGGCTGGCCCGTCTGCGGGTGCGCCCGCCGCCCAGCAAGCCGCGCCGAACCCCGCCCGCAAGTTGGTCGGCCTGTTTCATCATCTCCATTCGGGCGAGTTTTTCGGTCCCGTCGGCGTGATCATCTCCCTGCTCTCCGGCTTCGCGCTCGTCTTCTTCGCGATTTCCGGCATGTGGATGTATGTGCAGATGTTCCGCAACCGCCTCAGCCGGGGACGGCGCGACATCTTCTGGAAATGA
- a CDS encoding Panacea domain-containing protein has protein sequence MSKNVHVDAKELANLLLDWADEMNVPVTPMKLQKLLYYCHSDFLLLTGGELLSEEFEAWQYGPVLGEVFQEFKIFSSHPITKRASRFDPISATRVQSKAADLGPNRDVVKAIFHSYAHLSASALSRMSHIESGPWQEALNLFERGRNMGKRIGNDLIRSHHRLERISIAH, from the coding sequence TTGTCTAAGAACGTCCATGTTGATGCCAAAGAGTTGGCCAATCTTCTCTTAGATTGGGCAGATGAAATGAATGTGCCGGTTACTCCAATGAAGCTTCAAAAACTTCTTTACTATTGCCATTCTGATTTTCTTCTCCTGACGGGAGGTGAGTTGCTCTCAGAAGAATTCGAAGCTTGGCAATATGGTCCGGTATTGGGTGAGGTATTTCAAGAGTTTAAGATTTTTTCTTCTCATCCTATCACTAAACGTGCCTCACGCTTTGACCCAATTTCCGCCACGAGGGTACAGTCAAAGGCTGCTGACCTCGGGCCAAACCGTGACGTTGTTAAGGCAATATTTCACTCGTATGCTCACCTTTCGGCGTCTGCCTTGTCGAGAATGTCCCACATCGAAAGCGGGCCGTGGCAGGAAGCTCTTAATCTGTTCGAGCGCGGCCGTAATATGGGTAAGCGAATAGGCAACGATTTGATCCGCTCCCATCATCGCCTAGAGAGAATTTCGATCGCACATTGA
- a CDS encoding BrnT family toxin yields MKISFDPAKRDKTLAERGLDFADAGQVFAGPTFTLPDLRQDYGEDRFQTYGLLDDRLVMLVWTQRGEGRHVISMRKCNEREQNRFAEQLGRP; encoded by the coding sequence GTGAAGATCAGCTTCGATCCGGCAAAGCGCGATAAAACGCTCGCCGAACGCGGCCTCGACTTTGCTGATGCCGGCCAAGTCTTCGCTGGACCGACGTTCACGCTGCCCGATCTGCGCCAGGACTATGGCGAGGATCGCTTTCAGACCTACGGGCTGCTTGATGATCGCCTGGTGATGCTGGTCTGGACGCAGCGCGGCGAGGGCCGGCACGTGATATCGATGAGGAAGTGCAATGAGCGAGAGCAAAACAGGTTCGCAGAGCAATTGGGTAGACCCTGA
- a CDS encoding TauD/TfdA dioxygenase family protein yields MTITATPITPRFGAEISGVDISKPLDADTIAELIAQQDRWGVTVYRNTGLDDEGQIAFARNFGHLESLPPREGRPRIFLFNAGNLNAQGEINWDPGATTYRKGDQIWHTDSSFMDLRTSYSMLRAVEVPPSGGPTWFADARSAYDDLPQDVKDKIENLECEHSLWWSRKQGGAEISREDIEARHRPVHKLVHVHKGSGRKMIYAGAHCYRVVGWGWEESRELIDYLNNFATQDQYAISVDYAVGDMVIWDNLAVFHKGGQFDWNERRDMRRATVREAPAPEVEDDPFGELFRTAPPISPKGAAAA; encoded by the coding sequence ATGACGATCACGGCCACACCCATCACCCCCCGTTTCGGCGCCGAAATTTCCGGCGTGGACATCAGCAAGCCGCTGGATGCGGATACGATCGCCGAGCTGATCGCTCAGCAGGATCGCTGGGGCGTGACCGTCTACCGGAACACCGGGCTGGACGATGAGGGGCAGATCGCCTTCGCACGCAATTTCGGCCATCTGGAGAGCCTGCCGCCCCGCGAGGGCCGGCCGCGCATCTTCCTGTTCAACGCCGGCAATCTGAATGCGCAGGGCGAGATCAATTGGGATCCGGGCGCCACGACCTATCGCAAGGGCGACCAGATCTGGCACACGGACAGCAGCTTCATGGATCTGCGCACGTCCTATTCCATGCTCCGCGCCGTGGAAGTGCCGCCGTCGGGCGGGCCGACCTGGTTTGCCGATGCACGCTCGGCTTATGACGACCTGCCGCAGGACGTGAAGGACAAGATCGAAAATCTGGAATGCGAGCACAGCCTCTGGTGGTCGCGCAAGCAGGGCGGCGCCGAAATCAGCCGCGAGGATATCGAGGCGCGTCACCGGCCAGTCCACAAGCTGGTGCATGTTCACAAGGGTTCGGGTCGCAAGATGATCTACGCCGGCGCGCATTGCTATCGCGTCGTCGGCTGGGGCTGGGAAGAGAGCCGCGAGCTGATCGATTATCTCAACAATTTCGCGACGCAGGACCAATATGCGATCAGCGTCGACTATGCCGTCGGCGACATGGTGATCTGGGACAATCTCGCCGTGTTCCATAAGGGCGGCCAGTTCGACTGGAACGAGCGTCGCGACATGCGCCGCGCCACCGTGCGGGAAGCGCCGGCACCGGAGGTCGAGGACGATCCGTTCGGCGAGCTGTTCCGGACTGCGCCCCCGATTTCGCCGAAGGGCGCCGCAGCGGCCTGA
- a CDS encoding BrnA antitoxin family protein, translating into MSESKTGSQSNWVDPDDAPEWTQDQWDRAEIRIGEKLIRRGRPAGSTKRLVSLRLDEAVIDRFRADGPGWQSRINEALRKAAGL; encoded by the coding sequence ATGAGCGAGAGCAAAACAGGTTCGCAGAGCAATTGGGTAGACCCTGACGACGCGCCCGAATGGACGCAGGATCAGTGGGACCGCGCCGAAATCCGCATCGGCGAAAAACTCATCCGTCGCGGCCGCCCCGCCGGCTCAACCAAACGCCTCGTCTCCCTGCGCCTCGACGAAGCCGTCATCGACCGCTTCCGCGCCGATGGGCCGGGCTGGCAGTCGCGGATCAATGAGGCACTGCGGAAGGCTGCAGGGTTGTAA